The Panicum hallii strain FIL2 chromosome 9, PHallii_v3.1, whole genome shotgun sequence genome has a window encoding:
- the LOC112877119 gene encoding E3 ubiquitin-protein ligase RFWD3-like isoform X3 — protein MPPSAEFHTDAGSESESEFEDDGIETDDDGGAGSDSEEFEDDDDVETDDDEGAGSESSEDGDEMDDDEGAGEGHGRAGARVPAAAGGDGGVGEGRPPPACCVCMEPWTCSGAHRICCIPCGHVYGRSCLERWLQRCGNRSAKCPQCGERFKLKHITNLYAPGNLWDGCCHIQSSL, from the exons ATGCCGCCGTCTGCCGAGTTCCACACCGACGCGGGGTCGGAGTCGGAGTCGGAGTTTGAGGACGATGGCATTGAGACGGACGACGACGGCGGAGCGGGGTCGGACTCGGAGGAGTTTGAGGACGACGATGACGTTGAGACGGACGACGACGAAGGAGCGGGGTCGGAGTCGTCGGAGGATGGCGACGAGATGGACGACGACGAAGGAGCCGGGGAGGGGCATGGCCGCGCCGGGGCTAGGGttccggctgcggcgggaggGGATGGAGGCGTTGGGGAAGGGAGGCCACCGCCTGCCTGCTGCGTGTGCATGGAGCCCTGGACCTGCTCCGGCGCGCACCGCATCTG TTGCATTCCCTGCGGGCATGTGTATGGCAGGTCATGCCTGGAGAGGTGGCTTCAACGCTGTGGTAATAGGAGCGCAAAG TGCCCCCAGTGTGGTGAACGATTTAAGCTCAAGCATATTACTAACCTCTATGCACCAGGAAATCTATGGGATGGTTGCTGCCATATCCAG TCATCTTTATGA
- the LOC112872912 gene encoding uncharacterized protein LOC112872912 — protein sequence MSALPVREAGGSDSEMEGRQGFRVGAPRPEMPPWGAPPAAHLVEVPGAAAADAPTGGPGPQPVPESSASAPTGPLPGSAPGVSSPRGPEAEATTPPQPKAAPQEEGAASPTAATATTAAVPSAEAGPPPAEPATEGAAATAEAAVPEAAEPEVAAPEAAEAASTASTAAPPTEEEELEWEKLEAEDLRLSDWEHHLGDRIKPATARHADERAKLLLERELLQEQLQEARDREAAARQWEVEALKRHIAAEERMQAATDRERTALELADQVRKALAAVEAHEASVAALVAAAAKKEERLAAREAEEMARLQELQKREEEREAALRAREAKVEEILAERSASVGRIARWVGVVNPLLEALGANPIRVSEAPSPLGTALQVLDSTAARLRDVEAGIQDLLETEGREVARGTAEYILTSFRSHDPAIQLTPVLVGPLRTTAAAAREGVLEIVDMVAARLRRRPEPAESGSTSGAPEQ from the exons ATGTCGGCCCTGCCGGTCCGGGAGGCCGGCGGCTCTGACTCTGAAATGGAGGGGCGACAAGGGTTCCGCGTCGGCGCGCCGCGGCCGGAGATGCCACCGTGGGGAGCCCCGCCGGCGGCCCACCTGGTGGAGGTCcccggagcagcagcagcag ATGCTCCAACTGGGggacccggcccccagccagtgCCGGAGTCCTCGGCGTCAGCCCCAACAGGCCCTCTGCCGGGGTCAGCACCAGGAGTCTCCAGTCCCAGGGGTCCGGAGGCTGAGGCCACCACACCGCCACAACCCAAAGCCGCCCCCCAAGAGGAGGGGGCCGCCAGTCCCACTGCGGCGACCGCGACAACGGCAGCAGTACCAAGCGCCGAGGCTGGGCCCCCTCCAGCTGAGCCAGCAACAGAGGGGGCCGCCGCCACAGCGGAGGCAGCAGTGCCGGAGGCTGCGGAGCCGGAGGTAGCGGCACCGGAGGCTGCTGAGGCCGCCAGCACCGCCAGCACCGCCGCACCACcgacggaggaggaggaactggag tgggagaagctggaggcggaggaCCTCCGGCTCTCTGACTGGGAGCACCACCTAGGGGACCGCATCAagcccgccaccgcccgccacgCCGACGAGCGCGCCAAGCTCCTGTtggagcgcgagctcctgcaaGAACAACTGCAAGAGGCTCGCGATCGGGAGGCGGCAGCGCGCCAATGGGAAGTGGAAGCCCTTAAGCGGCACATCGCGGCGGAGGAGAGGATGCAGGCGGCAACGGATAGGGAGCGGACCGCCCTGGAGCTGGCCGACCAGGTCAGGAAGGCGTTGGCAGCGGTCGAGGCGCATGAGGCCTCTGTCGCCGCGCTGGTGGCAGCCGCGGCGAAGAAAGAAGAGAGGCTGGCCGCCCGCGAAGCGGAGGAGATGGCCCGGCTCCaagagctccagaagcgggaagag gagcggGAGGCGGCCCTCCGGGCGAGGGAGGCCAAAGTGGAGGAGATCCTGGCGGAGCGAAGCGCCAGCGTCGGCCGAATCGCAAGATGGGTGGGCGTTGTGAACCCTCTGCTGGAAGCGCTCGGTGCCAACCCCATCCGGGTGTCAGAGGCTCCTTCGCCACTTGGCACCGCCCTCCAGGTTctggactccaccgccgcgCGGCTGCGGGACGTGGAGGCCGGcatacaggacctcctggagacagaagGGCGAGAAGTTGCCCGGGGAACAGcagagtacatcctcaccagcttccggagccacgaccccgctATCCAACTGACTCCAGTcttggtcggacccctccggacAACAGCGGCCGCCGCGCGAGAAGGGGTCCTGGAGATAGTGGACatggtcgcggcccgcctccggcgtCGTCCCGAACCTGCAGAAAGTGGGAGTACCTCCGGAGCACCAGAGCAGTAG
- the LOC112877119 gene encoding E3 ubiquitin-protein ligase RFWD3-like isoform X2, which translates to MPPSAEFHTDAGSESESEFEDDGIETDDDGGAGSDSEEFEDDDDVETDDDEGAGSESSEDGDEMDDDEGAGEGHGRAGARVPAAAGGDGGVGEGRPPPACCVCMEPWTCSGAHRICCIPCGHVYGRSCLERWLQRCGNRSAKCPQCGERFKLKHITNLYAPGNLWDGCCHIQKLYQKQLDHAVGAMVKTFVSTKEQMKKMAEQNATPMDLIEFMEQSYTQLPIPSRPPEDGASEGTSE; encoded by the exons ATGCCGCCGTCTGCCGAGTTCCACACCGACGCGGGGTCGGAGTCGGAGTCGGAGTTTGAGGACGATGGCATTGAGACGGACGACGACGGCGGAGCGGGGTCGGACTCGGAGGAGTTTGAGGACGACGATGACGTTGAGACGGACGACGACGAAGGAGCGGGGTCGGAGTCGTCGGAGGATGGCGACGAGATGGACGACGACGAAGGAGCCGGGGAGGGGCATGGCCGCGCCGGGGCTAGGGttccggctgcggcgggaggGGATGGAGGCGTTGGGGAAGGGAGGCCACCGCCTGCCTGCTGCGTGTGCATGGAGCCCTGGACCTGCTCCGGCGCGCACCGCATCTG TTGCATTCCCTGCGGGCATGTGTATGGCAGGTCATGCCTGGAGAGGTGGCTTCAACGCTGTGGTAATAGGAGCGCAAAG TGCCCCCAGTGTGGTGAACGATTTAAGCTCAAGCATATTACTAACCTCTATGCACCAGGAAATCTATGGGATGGTTGCTGCCATATCCAG AAACTGTATCAAAAGCAGCTGGACCATGCTGTAGGGGCGATGGTTAAAACATTTGTGTCAACGAAGGAGCAGATGAAGAAGATGGCGGAACAGAATGCGACGCCCATGGATCTGATAGAGTTCATGGAGCAGTCCTACACTCAACTGCCGATTCCAAGTAGACCGCCAGAAGATGGGGCCAGTGAAGGTACAAGTGAATGA
- the LOC112877119 gene encoding E3 ubiquitin-protein ligase RFWD3-like isoform X1: MPPSAEFHTDAGSESESEFEDDGIETDDDGGAGSDSEEFEDDDDVETDDDEGAGSESSEDGDEMDDDEGAGEGHGRAGARVPAAAGGDGGVGEGRPPPACCVCMEPWTCSGAHRICCIPCGHVYGRSCLERWLQRCGNRSAKCPQCGERFKLKHITNLYAPGNLWDGCCHIQEFKAQLAEKRHKLMEELKPVLNDLLHKHTSALLSDLQKLYQKQLDHAVGAMVKTFVSTKEQMKKMAEQNATPMDLIEFMEQSYTQLPIPSRPPEDGASEGTSE, encoded by the exons ATGCCGCCGTCTGCCGAGTTCCACACCGACGCGGGGTCGGAGTCGGAGTCGGAGTTTGAGGACGATGGCATTGAGACGGACGACGACGGCGGAGCGGGGTCGGACTCGGAGGAGTTTGAGGACGACGATGACGTTGAGACGGACGACGACGAAGGAGCGGGGTCGGAGTCGTCGGAGGATGGCGACGAGATGGACGACGACGAAGGAGCCGGGGAGGGGCATGGCCGCGCCGGGGCTAGGGttccggctgcggcgggaggGGATGGAGGCGTTGGGGAAGGGAGGCCACCGCCTGCCTGCTGCGTGTGCATGGAGCCCTGGACCTGCTCCGGCGCGCACCGCATCTG TTGCATTCCCTGCGGGCATGTGTATGGCAGGTCATGCCTGGAGAGGTGGCTTCAACGCTGTGGTAATAGGAGCGCAAAG TGCCCCCAGTGTGGTGAACGATTTAAGCTCAAGCATATTACTAACCTCTATGCACCAGGAAATCTATGGGATGGTTGCTGCCATATCCAG GAGTTCAAAGCACAGTTAGCAGAGAAACGTCACAAGTTGATGGAGGAACTTAAGCCTGTATTGAATGACTTGCTCCACAAGCACACATCAGCGCTTCTGTCTGACCTGCAGAAACTGTATCAAAAGCAGCTGGACCATGCTGTAGGGGCGATGGTTAAAACATTTGTGTCAACGAAGGAGCAGATGAAGAAGATGGCGGAACAGAATGCGACGCCCATGGATCTGATAGAGTTCATGGAGCAGTCCTACACTCAACTGCCGATTCCAAGTAGACCGCCAGAAGATGGGGCCAGTGAAGGTACAAGTGAATGA